From Clavelina lepadiformis chromosome 9, kaClaLepa1.1, whole genome shotgun sequence, the proteins below share one genomic window:
- the LOC143470543 gene encoding uncharacterized protein LOC143470543 isoform X1: protein MSAEVDDFTKKLLDRTKARREALQQKMQEHSFQARKRRPLEAQDNIIEENAPVCPVQVEANAEIAMTLVASESPSKRCKIDTLKPAVLSENNSSAEKHPAGEKNVSERMKKLLEQRKQWEAADHDDEVDFTCVSSPVSHDPDSPMPAPLNRKIDLDRKARFAALAEKVNNFEDDLTHSNVPSASPEKPKAQWKPPKGPGRKTPMSDAYQSDILADNELEDKEVKSDENVRPVKHVSQRVSLSIETLSQFASKDAKAASQVQQQTPVRNNVKNKYGDKITFESYKSDASGEGVRHQITPTTKSLHQRLIELQKNGCKAEQAAGVDKAIADRQQELNQLRQKHVKNVKEQQTADELVDEEEEECMAVTSSESIKENASLNESAINDESIINLEDSEASLDEESASSYGDDMLDSIDDEDADIQLKVSRSEDVNSSRSKNVSVHSVDDNDSVSSIQNNMHNLSVEGNESTAMDDTVEDAKPSPKAEDHLPKKSASNDEEEIFKKESESEEEQMIDELFEGVTDGDTDDSLLEPPLYSNTSLLDLPSLTRQKSRQEIRSELTVHKRTCHEAEDRHLIQQQPSRRLRPMARSNSMESVVSLDTEKKEQAEEFPVFTIDAYRTEKRKSIRKVEKKIVRKEKVKPSQPNPEIKSLQEMNSQLLEEVQQQQRVIQQASAALNCCYDAHHGKGSITELEAEKLLLIASEKRLALLAEIQKLKMPKSRDSSVSGMQPCRGSLTIDHIQLPLRTEYIFSMASKKDGGDAKGHYYFILVRCGAQKIFATHLASTQDSLSADSLVFRDKFQFSNLESDFDISIEVYSVNHRARADGVPTNEKSKSKFSGILQKSLTPRKKSKSSHMTYSHTASPGGPNAIRISSFSIIGSITLKLEDVDRKNFTLQKVPFLSPITGHLGCRISTNVQSIAEQSGFLTMFDDVGGLGAWHRRWCVLRHGVIYSWTYPDDEKHKDALSKLQMRECISLDVRTVERIMCARPNTFEVRTMRPRRQGDKDNLISQDTGSVIQTKHWLAADTKEERICWIDALNRALADVRAWDPTALKPLTQINKV from the exons ATGTCAGCAGAGGTGGATGATTTTACGAAG AAATTGCTTGATCGAACAAAAGCTAGGCGTGAAGcgttgcaacaaaaaatgcaagaGCACTCCTTTCAAGCTCGTAAACGAAGACCGCTTGAAGCTCAAGACAATATAATCGAGGAGAATGCTCCAGTATGCCCTGTCCAAGTTGAGGCAAATGCAGAAATTG CTATGACTTTAGTTGCTTCTGAATCACCAAGCAAAAGATGTAAGATAGACACATTAAAACCTGCTGTTTTGTCGGAAAATAATTCTTCAGCTGAAAAGCATCCAGCAG gtGAAAAAAATGTTAGTGAAAGGATGAAAAAGCTTCTTGAGCAGAGAAAGCAATGGGAGGCAGCGG ATCATGATGATGAGGTTGACTTTACGTGTGTGTCATCTCCAGTCAGCCATGATCCCGACTCTCCAATGCCTGCTCCTTTAAATCGTAAAATTGACTTGGATCGAAAAGCTCGATTTGCTGCTCTTGCTGAGAAAGTGAACAATTTTGAAGATGATTTAACACATTCAAATGTGCCAAG TGCAAGTCCAGAGAAACCTAAAGCTCAGTGGAAACCTCCAAAGGGCCCTGGTCGAAAGACTCCAATGAGCGATGCTTACCAAAGTGACATACTTGCAGATAAT GAATTAGAGGATAAAGAGGTGAAATCTGATGAAAATGTTCGCCCGGTAAAGCATGTTTCGCAGAGAGTATCACTTTCTATTGAGACTCTAAGTCAGTTTGCTAGTAAAGATGCCAAAGCTGCTTCTCAAGTACAGCAGCAAACTCCTGTGAG AAacaatgttaaaaataaatatggtGACAAAATAACATTCGAAAGCTACAAATCGGACGCGAGTGGGGAAGGAGTGCGCCACCAAATCACTCCGACCACAAAAAGCCTACATCAGCGGTTGATTGAACTTCAG AAAAATGGCTGTAAAGCAGAGCAGGCAGCTGGCGTTGATAAAGCAATTGCTGACAGACAACAGGAATTAAATCAACTTAGGCAAAAGCATGTTAAAAATGTAAAg GAACAGCAAACTGCCGACGAATTAGTtgatgaagaagaagaggaaTGTATGGCTGTAACTAGCTCAGAATCTATCAAAGAAAATGCCAGTCTCAATGAATCTGCTATAAACGATGAATCCATTATAAACCTGGAAGATTCAG AAGCAAGTCTGGATGAGGAATCTGCCTCATCATATGGTGATGATATGCTCGACAGCATAGATGATGAAGACGCAG ACATTCAGTTAAAGGTAAGTAGAAGCGAAGATGTAAACTCATCACGAAGTAAAAATGTAAGCGTTCACTCAGTAGATGATAACGACAGTGTTTCATCAATTCAAAACAACATGCACAACTTGTCAG TGGAAGGCAATGAATCAACTGCAATGGATGACACTGTTGAGGACGCCAAGCCCTCACCTAAAGCAGAAG ATCATCTTCCTAAAAAGAGCGCCTCGAATGATGAGGAGGAGATCTTTAAAAAGGAGAGTGAATCAGAAGAAGAGCAAATGATTGATGAACTCTTCGAAGGAGTTACAGATGGAGATACGGATGACAGCTTATTGGAACCTCCACTTTATTCCAACACTTCGCTTCTTGATCTGCCATCTCTTACCAGGCAGAAAAGTAGACAAGAAATACGTTCGGAACTAACTGTG CACAAAAGGACATGTCATGAAGCTGAAGATAGGCATTTAATTCAACAACAGCCGAGTCGGCGACTCCGGCCGATGGCTCGGTCCAACTCGATGGAGTCAGTTGTGTCTTTGGATACTGAGAAGAAAGAACAAGCTGAGGAATTCCCAGTGTTCACTATTGACGCATATCGTACGGAGAAACGAAAATCAATTAG AAAAGTTGAGAAGAAAATAGTCCGCAAAGAAAAAGTGAAGCCCAGCCAACCAAATCCTGAAATAAAATCCCTACAG GAAATGAATTCTCAACTTCTGGAAGAAGTCCAGCAGCAACAGCGTGTCATTCAACAGGCCAGTGCAGCGTTGAACTGCTGCTACGATGCTCACCACGGCAAAGGCTCAATCACAGAGCTTGAGGCGGAAAAATTGCTTCTCATTGCCA GTGAGAAACGACTTGCCCTCTTGGCTGAAATACAAAAGTTAAAGATGCCGAAGTCGCGTGACTCGTCTGTCAGTGGCATGCAGCCATGCCGTGGGTCTCTCACCATTGATCACATCCAGCTGCCACTGAGAACTGAATACATTTTCTCGATGGCAAGCAAAAAAGATGGAG GTGACGCAAAGGGTCATTACTACTTCATACTTGTGCGATGCGGAGCTCAGAAAATATTCGCTACACATCTGGCATCCACCCAAGATAGCTTGTCAGCTGATTCTCTTGTTTTCAGAGACAAATTTCAATT TTCGAATTTGGAGAGTGATTTTGACATTTCGATTGAAGTTTACAGCGTG AACCACAGGGCTAGAGCTGACGGAGTTCCAACCAACGAGAAGTCAAAGAGCAAATTTTCTGGGATCCTGCAGAAG TCTCTTACGCCACGCAAGAAATCCAAATCGTCCCACATGACTTACTCGCATACTGCGAGTCCTGGTGGCCCAAACGCGATTCGCATCAGCAGTTTCAGCATCATTGGAAGCATTACCCTAAAACTTGAAGACGTGGACCGAAAGAATTTCACCCTGCAGAAg GTCCCATTTTTGTCACCAATCACCGGTCACCTTGGTTGTAGAATCAGCACCAACGTCCAGTCAATTGCTGAGCAAAGTGGCTTCTTg ACAATGTTTGATGACGTTGGTGGACTAGGAGCTTGGCATAGAAGGTGGTGCGTGCTGCGTCATGGTGTCATTTACTCTTGGACCTACCCGGATGACGAAAAACACAAG GACGCTCTGAGCAAACTGCAGATGCGAGAATGCATTAGCCTGGACGTACGCACTGTGGAGCGAATTATGTGCGCTCGCCCCAATACCTTTGAAGTTCGTACTATGAGGCCCAGAAGACAAGGAGACAAGGATAACTTGATATCGCAAGACACTGGATCGGTTATTCAGACCAA GCACTGGCTCGCCGCCGACACCAAGGAAGAACGCATATGCTGGATCGACGCTTTGAATCGTGCCTTGGCCGACGTACGAGCCTGGGACCCGACAGCTCTTAAACCATTGACCCAGATTAATAAAGTCTGA
- the LOC143470543 gene encoding uncharacterized protein LOC143470543 isoform X2: protein MSAEVDDFTKKLLDRTKARREALQQKMQEHSFQARKRRPLEAQDNIIEENAPVCPVQVEANAEIAMTLVASESPSKRCKIDTLKPAVLSENNSSAEKHPAGEKNVSERMKKLLEQRKQWEAADHDDEVDFTCVSSPVSHDPDSPMPAPLNRKIDLDRKARFAALAEKVNNFEDDLTHSNVPSASPEKPKAQWKPPKGPGRKTPMSDAYQSDILADNELEDKEVKSDENVRPVKHVSQRVSLSIETLSQFASKDAKAASQVQQQTPVRNNVKNKYGDKITFESYKSDASGEGVRHQITPTTKSLHQRLIELQKNGCKAEQAAGVDKAIADRQQELNQLRQKHVKNEQQTADELVDEEEEECMAVTSSESIKENASLNESAINDESIINLEDSEASLDEESASSYGDDMLDSIDDEDADIQLKVSRSEDVNSSRSKNVSVHSVDDNDSVSSIQNNMHNLSVEGNESTAMDDTVEDAKPSPKAEDHLPKKSASNDEEEIFKKESESEEEQMIDELFEGVTDGDTDDSLLEPPLYSNTSLLDLPSLTRQKSRQEIRSELTVHKRTCHEAEDRHLIQQQPSRRLRPMARSNSMESVVSLDTEKKEQAEEFPVFTIDAYRTEKRKSIRKVEKKIVRKEKVKPSQPNPEIKSLQEMNSQLLEEVQQQQRVIQQASAALNCCYDAHHGKGSITELEAEKLLLIASEKRLALLAEIQKLKMPKSRDSSVSGMQPCRGSLTIDHIQLPLRTEYIFSMASKKDGGDAKGHYYFILVRCGAQKIFATHLASTQDSLSADSLVFRDKFQFSNLESDFDISIEVYSVNHRARADGVPTNEKSKSKFSGILQKSLTPRKKSKSSHMTYSHTASPGGPNAIRISSFSIIGSITLKLEDVDRKNFTLQKVPFLSPITGHLGCRISTNVQSIAEQSGFLTMFDDVGGLGAWHRRWCVLRHGVIYSWTYPDDEKHKDALSKLQMRECISLDVRTVERIMCARPNTFEVRTMRPRRQGDKDNLISQDTGSVIQTKHWLAADTKEERICWIDALNRALADVRAWDPTALKPLTQINKV, encoded by the exons ATGTCAGCAGAGGTGGATGATTTTACGAAG AAATTGCTTGATCGAACAAAAGCTAGGCGTGAAGcgttgcaacaaaaaatgcaagaGCACTCCTTTCAAGCTCGTAAACGAAGACCGCTTGAAGCTCAAGACAATATAATCGAGGAGAATGCTCCAGTATGCCCTGTCCAAGTTGAGGCAAATGCAGAAATTG CTATGACTTTAGTTGCTTCTGAATCACCAAGCAAAAGATGTAAGATAGACACATTAAAACCTGCTGTTTTGTCGGAAAATAATTCTTCAGCTGAAAAGCATCCAGCAG gtGAAAAAAATGTTAGTGAAAGGATGAAAAAGCTTCTTGAGCAGAGAAAGCAATGGGAGGCAGCGG ATCATGATGATGAGGTTGACTTTACGTGTGTGTCATCTCCAGTCAGCCATGATCCCGACTCTCCAATGCCTGCTCCTTTAAATCGTAAAATTGACTTGGATCGAAAAGCTCGATTTGCTGCTCTTGCTGAGAAAGTGAACAATTTTGAAGATGATTTAACACATTCAAATGTGCCAAG TGCAAGTCCAGAGAAACCTAAAGCTCAGTGGAAACCTCCAAAGGGCCCTGGTCGAAAGACTCCAATGAGCGATGCTTACCAAAGTGACATACTTGCAGATAAT GAATTAGAGGATAAAGAGGTGAAATCTGATGAAAATGTTCGCCCGGTAAAGCATGTTTCGCAGAGAGTATCACTTTCTATTGAGACTCTAAGTCAGTTTGCTAGTAAAGATGCCAAAGCTGCTTCTCAAGTACAGCAGCAAACTCCTGTGAG AAacaatgttaaaaataaatatggtGACAAAATAACATTCGAAAGCTACAAATCGGACGCGAGTGGGGAAGGAGTGCGCCACCAAATCACTCCGACCACAAAAAGCCTACATCAGCGGTTGATTGAACTTCAG AAAAATGGCTGTAAAGCAGAGCAGGCAGCTGGCGTTGATAAAGCAATTGCTGACAGACAACAGGAATTAAATCAACTTAGGCAAAAGCATGTTAAAAAT GAACAGCAAACTGCCGACGAATTAGTtgatgaagaagaagaggaaTGTATGGCTGTAACTAGCTCAGAATCTATCAAAGAAAATGCCAGTCTCAATGAATCTGCTATAAACGATGAATCCATTATAAACCTGGAAGATTCAG AAGCAAGTCTGGATGAGGAATCTGCCTCATCATATGGTGATGATATGCTCGACAGCATAGATGATGAAGACGCAG ACATTCAGTTAAAGGTAAGTAGAAGCGAAGATGTAAACTCATCACGAAGTAAAAATGTAAGCGTTCACTCAGTAGATGATAACGACAGTGTTTCATCAATTCAAAACAACATGCACAACTTGTCAG TGGAAGGCAATGAATCAACTGCAATGGATGACACTGTTGAGGACGCCAAGCCCTCACCTAAAGCAGAAG ATCATCTTCCTAAAAAGAGCGCCTCGAATGATGAGGAGGAGATCTTTAAAAAGGAGAGTGAATCAGAAGAAGAGCAAATGATTGATGAACTCTTCGAAGGAGTTACAGATGGAGATACGGATGACAGCTTATTGGAACCTCCACTTTATTCCAACACTTCGCTTCTTGATCTGCCATCTCTTACCAGGCAGAAAAGTAGACAAGAAATACGTTCGGAACTAACTGTG CACAAAAGGACATGTCATGAAGCTGAAGATAGGCATTTAATTCAACAACAGCCGAGTCGGCGACTCCGGCCGATGGCTCGGTCCAACTCGATGGAGTCAGTTGTGTCTTTGGATACTGAGAAGAAAGAACAAGCTGAGGAATTCCCAGTGTTCACTATTGACGCATATCGTACGGAGAAACGAAAATCAATTAG AAAAGTTGAGAAGAAAATAGTCCGCAAAGAAAAAGTGAAGCCCAGCCAACCAAATCCTGAAATAAAATCCCTACAG GAAATGAATTCTCAACTTCTGGAAGAAGTCCAGCAGCAACAGCGTGTCATTCAACAGGCCAGTGCAGCGTTGAACTGCTGCTACGATGCTCACCACGGCAAAGGCTCAATCACAGAGCTTGAGGCGGAAAAATTGCTTCTCATTGCCA GTGAGAAACGACTTGCCCTCTTGGCTGAAATACAAAAGTTAAAGATGCCGAAGTCGCGTGACTCGTCTGTCAGTGGCATGCAGCCATGCCGTGGGTCTCTCACCATTGATCACATCCAGCTGCCACTGAGAACTGAATACATTTTCTCGATGGCAAGCAAAAAAGATGGAG GTGACGCAAAGGGTCATTACTACTTCATACTTGTGCGATGCGGAGCTCAGAAAATATTCGCTACACATCTGGCATCCACCCAAGATAGCTTGTCAGCTGATTCTCTTGTTTTCAGAGACAAATTTCAATT TTCGAATTTGGAGAGTGATTTTGACATTTCGATTGAAGTTTACAGCGTG AACCACAGGGCTAGAGCTGACGGAGTTCCAACCAACGAGAAGTCAAAGAGCAAATTTTCTGGGATCCTGCAGAAG TCTCTTACGCCACGCAAGAAATCCAAATCGTCCCACATGACTTACTCGCATACTGCGAGTCCTGGTGGCCCAAACGCGATTCGCATCAGCAGTTTCAGCATCATTGGAAGCATTACCCTAAAACTTGAAGACGTGGACCGAAAGAATTTCACCCTGCAGAAg GTCCCATTTTTGTCACCAATCACCGGTCACCTTGGTTGTAGAATCAGCACCAACGTCCAGTCAATTGCTGAGCAAAGTGGCTTCTTg ACAATGTTTGATGACGTTGGTGGACTAGGAGCTTGGCATAGAAGGTGGTGCGTGCTGCGTCATGGTGTCATTTACTCTTGGACCTACCCGGATGACGAAAAACACAAG GACGCTCTGAGCAAACTGCAGATGCGAGAATGCATTAGCCTGGACGTACGCACTGTGGAGCGAATTATGTGCGCTCGCCCCAATACCTTTGAAGTTCGTACTATGAGGCCCAGAAGACAAGGAGACAAGGATAACTTGATATCGCAAGACACTGGATCGGTTATTCAGACCAA GCACTGGCTCGCCGCCGACACCAAGGAAGAACGCATATGCTGGATCGACGCTTTGAATCGTGCCTTGGCCGACGTACGAGCCTGGGACCCGACAGCTCTTAAACCATTGACCCAGATTAATAAAGTCTGA
- the LOC143470543 gene encoding uncharacterized protein LOC143470543 isoform X5 — protein sequence MSAEVDDFTKKLLDRTKARREALQQKMQEHSFQARKRRPLEAQDNIIEENAPVCPVQVEANAEIAMTLVASESPSKRCKIDTLKPAVLSENNSSAEKHPAGEKNVSERMKKLLEQRKQWEAADHDDEVDFTCVSSPVSHDPDSPMPAPLNRKIDLDRKARFAALAEKVNNFEDDLTHSNVPSASPEKPKAQWKPPKGPGRKTPMSDAYQSDILADNELEDKEVKSDENVRPVKHVSQRVSLSIETLSQFASKDAKAASQVQQQTPVRNNVKNKYGDKITFESYKSDASGEGVRHQITPTTKSLHQRLIELQKNGCKAEQAAGVDKAIADRQQELNQLRQKHVKNVKEQQTADELVDEEEEECMAVTSSESIKENASLNESAINDESIINLEDSEASLDEESASSYGDDMLDSIDDEDAVEGNESTAMDDTVEDAKPSPKAEDHLPKKSASNDEEEIFKKESESEEEQMIDELFEGVTDGDTDDSLLEPPLYSNTSLLDLPSLTRQKSRQEIRSELTVHKRTCHEAEDRHLIQQQPSRRLRPMARSNSMESVVSLDTEKKEQAEEFPVFTIDAYRTEKRKSIRKVEKKIVRKEKVKPSQPNPEIKSLQEMNSQLLEEVQQQQRVIQQASAALNCCYDAHHGKGSITELEAEKLLLIASEKRLALLAEIQKLKMPKSRDSSVSGMQPCRGSLTIDHIQLPLRTEYIFSMASKKDGGDAKGHYYFILVRCGAQKIFATHLASTQDSLSADSLVFRDKFQFSNLESDFDISIEVYSVNHRARADGVPTNEKSKSKFSGILQKSLTPRKKSKSSHMTYSHTASPGGPNAIRISSFSIIGSITLKLEDVDRKNFTLQKVPFLSPITGHLGCRISTNVQSIAEQSGFLTMFDDVGGLGAWHRRWCVLRHGVIYSWTYPDDEKHKDALSKLQMRECISLDVRTVERIMCARPNTFEVRTMRPRRQGDKDNLISQDTGSVIQTKHWLAADTKEERICWIDALNRALADVRAWDPTALKPLTQINKV from the exons ATGTCAGCAGAGGTGGATGATTTTACGAAG AAATTGCTTGATCGAACAAAAGCTAGGCGTGAAGcgttgcaacaaaaaatgcaagaGCACTCCTTTCAAGCTCGTAAACGAAGACCGCTTGAAGCTCAAGACAATATAATCGAGGAGAATGCTCCAGTATGCCCTGTCCAAGTTGAGGCAAATGCAGAAATTG CTATGACTTTAGTTGCTTCTGAATCACCAAGCAAAAGATGTAAGATAGACACATTAAAACCTGCTGTTTTGTCGGAAAATAATTCTTCAGCTGAAAAGCATCCAGCAG gtGAAAAAAATGTTAGTGAAAGGATGAAAAAGCTTCTTGAGCAGAGAAAGCAATGGGAGGCAGCGG ATCATGATGATGAGGTTGACTTTACGTGTGTGTCATCTCCAGTCAGCCATGATCCCGACTCTCCAATGCCTGCTCCTTTAAATCGTAAAATTGACTTGGATCGAAAAGCTCGATTTGCTGCTCTTGCTGAGAAAGTGAACAATTTTGAAGATGATTTAACACATTCAAATGTGCCAAG TGCAAGTCCAGAGAAACCTAAAGCTCAGTGGAAACCTCCAAAGGGCCCTGGTCGAAAGACTCCAATGAGCGATGCTTACCAAAGTGACATACTTGCAGATAAT GAATTAGAGGATAAAGAGGTGAAATCTGATGAAAATGTTCGCCCGGTAAAGCATGTTTCGCAGAGAGTATCACTTTCTATTGAGACTCTAAGTCAGTTTGCTAGTAAAGATGCCAAAGCTGCTTCTCAAGTACAGCAGCAAACTCCTGTGAG AAacaatgttaaaaataaatatggtGACAAAATAACATTCGAAAGCTACAAATCGGACGCGAGTGGGGAAGGAGTGCGCCACCAAATCACTCCGACCACAAAAAGCCTACATCAGCGGTTGATTGAACTTCAG AAAAATGGCTGTAAAGCAGAGCAGGCAGCTGGCGTTGATAAAGCAATTGCTGACAGACAACAGGAATTAAATCAACTTAGGCAAAAGCATGTTAAAAATGTAAAg GAACAGCAAACTGCCGACGAATTAGTtgatgaagaagaagaggaaTGTATGGCTGTAACTAGCTCAGAATCTATCAAAGAAAATGCCAGTCTCAATGAATCTGCTATAAACGATGAATCCATTATAAACCTGGAAGATTCAG AAGCAAGTCTGGATGAGGAATCTGCCTCATCATATGGTGATGATATGCTCGACAGCATAGATGATGAAGACGCAG TGGAAGGCAATGAATCAACTGCAATGGATGACACTGTTGAGGACGCCAAGCCCTCACCTAAAGCAGAAG ATCATCTTCCTAAAAAGAGCGCCTCGAATGATGAGGAGGAGATCTTTAAAAAGGAGAGTGAATCAGAAGAAGAGCAAATGATTGATGAACTCTTCGAAGGAGTTACAGATGGAGATACGGATGACAGCTTATTGGAACCTCCACTTTATTCCAACACTTCGCTTCTTGATCTGCCATCTCTTACCAGGCAGAAAAGTAGACAAGAAATACGTTCGGAACTAACTGTG CACAAAAGGACATGTCATGAAGCTGAAGATAGGCATTTAATTCAACAACAGCCGAGTCGGCGACTCCGGCCGATGGCTCGGTCCAACTCGATGGAGTCAGTTGTGTCTTTGGATACTGAGAAGAAAGAACAAGCTGAGGAATTCCCAGTGTTCACTATTGACGCATATCGTACGGAGAAACGAAAATCAATTAG AAAAGTTGAGAAGAAAATAGTCCGCAAAGAAAAAGTGAAGCCCAGCCAACCAAATCCTGAAATAAAATCCCTACAG GAAATGAATTCTCAACTTCTGGAAGAAGTCCAGCAGCAACAGCGTGTCATTCAACAGGCCAGTGCAGCGTTGAACTGCTGCTACGATGCTCACCACGGCAAAGGCTCAATCACAGAGCTTGAGGCGGAAAAATTGCTTCTCATTGCCA GTGAGAAACGACTTGCCCTCTTGGCTGAAATACAAAAGTTAAAGATGCCGAAGTCGCGTGACTCGTCTGTCAGTGGCATGCAGCCATGCCGTGGGTCTCTCACCATTGATCACATCCAGCTGCCACTGAGAACTGAATACATTTTCTCGATGGCAAGCAAAAAAGATGGAG GTGACGCAAAGGGTCATTACTACTTCATACTTGTGCGATGCGGAGCTCAGAAAATATTCGCTACACATCTGGCATCCACCCAAGATAGCTTGTCAGCTGATTCTCTTGTTTTCAGAGACAAATTTCAATT TTCGAATTTGGAGAGTGATTTTGACATTTCGATTGAAGTTTACAGCGTG AACCACAGGGCTAGAGCTGACGGAGTTCCAACCAACGAGAAGTCAAAGAGCAAATTTTCTGGGATCCTGCAGAAG TCTCTTACGCCACGCAAGAAATCCAAATCGTCCCACATGACTTACTCGCATACTGCGAGTCCTGGTGGCCCAAACGCGATTCGCATCAGCAGTTTCAGCATCATTGGAAGCATTACCCTAAAACTTGAAGACGTGGACCGAAAGAATTTCACCCTGCAGAAg GTCCCATTTTTGTCACCAATCACCGGTCACCTTGGTTGTAGAATCAGCACCAACGTCCAGTCAATTGCTGAGCAAAGTGGCTTCTTg ACAATGTTTGATGACGTTGGTGGACTAGGAGCTTGGCATAGAAGGTGGTGCGTGCTGCGTCATGGTGTCATTTACTCTTGGACCTACCCGGATGACGAAAAACACAAG GACGCTCTGAGCAAACTGCAGATGCGAGAATGCATTAGCCTGGACGTACGCACTGTGGAGCGAATTATGTGCGCTCGCCCCAATACCTTTGAAGTTCGTACTATGAGGCCCAGAAGACAAGGAGACAAGGATAACTTGATATCGCAAGACACTGGATCGGTTATTCAGACCAA GCACTGGCTCGCCGCCGACACCAAGGAAGAACGCATATGCTGGATCGACGCTTTGAATCGTGCCTTGGCCGACGTACGAGCCTGGGACCCGACAGCTCTTAAACCATTGACCCAGATTAATAAAGTCTGA